One genomic region from Nymphaea colorata isolate Beijing-Zhang1983 chromosome 10, ASM883128v2, whole genome shotgun sequence encodes:
- the LOC116263095 gene encoding ABC transporter G family member 21-like encodes MMAPENRSEQHDVIGGVASHPALVAAAAAAKRSPEDVSTVCDESDCYGHPFSIEYLNPSLPSPPPPPLPAASAQVQLQSPLQPQHQNSFSNVSHPLVLSKPLRTITLKFEDVEYKIKVGSAESGGSCLPEKPTILRSTPAEKTIIEGITGVVRPGEMLAMLGPSGSGKTTLLTALAGRQQGKASGSITYNGQPFSASVKRMTGFVSQDDVMYPHLTVMETLVFSALLRLPNTLSKEQRMEQAEHVMQELGLSKCRNSIIGGALVRGVSGGERKRVSIGQEMLINPSLLLLDEPTSGMDSTTALRIVATLQGLARGGRTVVTTIHQPSSRLFHMFDRILLLSEGKCIYGGKASEAMGYFSSLGFAPSVAMNPADFLLDLANGGVPELKTGSLLEPPDHNSCSAIKQSLVLSYNTNLAPAMKAELLYNDYCWDQHNSSTAPTKQEKSVPHFPSSRHGEENHWNTGWWEQFNVLLTRSLKERKQESFSGLRIFQVVSVSILCGLMWWHSKVSNIQDQVGLLFFFSIFWGFFPLFNAVFTFPQERPMLVKERHSRMYRLSSYFVARMVGDLPMELVLPTLFVTISYWMGGLKPSVPTFVFTLLVILFSVLVSQGVGLALGAVLMDVKQGATLASVLMLTFLLAGGYYVQHVPLFMSWLKYFSFSYYCYKLLLGVQYSDQDYYVCGEGALCRVADYPAVKHVGLDHKGFDLAALAIMLVGYRLVAYAALRMGRAGR; translated from the exons ATGATGGCTCCTGAGAATCGTTCAGAGCAACATGATGTGATCGGCGGAGTGGCCAGTCATCCTGCTCTTgttgccgctgctgctgctgctaaaAGGTCTCCTGAAGATGTCAGCACCGTCTGTGACGAGTCTGATTGCTACGGCCATCCTTTCTCCATTGAATATTTGAAcccttctcttccttctcctcctccccctcctcttCCTGCTGCTTCTGCTCAAGTTCAACTGCAATCACCCCTACAACCACAGCATCAGAATTCGTTTTCGAATGTCTCTCACCCTCTTGTTCTATCTAAGCCTCTACGTACTATCACGCTCAAG TTCGAAGATGTGGAATATAAGATCAAGGTCGGTTCAGCTGAGAGTGGCGGCTCCTGCTTGCCTGAGAAACCCACTATCCTGAGGAGCACCCCTGCAGAAAAGACCATCATTGAAGGGATAACAGGGGTGGTCAGACCAGGAGAGATGCTAGCAATGTTGGGTCCTTCTGGAAGTGGGAAGACTACCCTTCTCACCGCCTTAGCAGGGAGGCAGCAGGGGAAGGCCTCTGGCAGCATCACCTACAATGGGCAGCCTTTCTCTGCTTCCGTCAAGAGGATGACGGGCTTCGTAAGCCAGGACGATGTGATGTATCCTCACCTCACCGTCATGGAGACCCTCGTCTTTTCTGCCCTGCTGAGGCTCCCCAACACACTGAGCAAGGAGCAGAGGATGGAGCAAGCGGAGCACGTGATGCAAGAACTGGGCTTGAGCAAGTGCAGGAACAGCATCATTGGGGGCGCTTTGGTGAGGGGCGTCTCTGGTGGTGAACGCAAGAGGGTGAGCATAGGACAGGAGATGCTTATCAACCCCAGCCTACTGCTTTTGGATGAGCCCACCTCGGGCATGGACTCCACAACAGCCCTGAGGATCGTGGCCACGTTGCAAGGTCTAGCACGAGGGGGCCGGACGGTGGTGACCACCATTCACCAGCCGTCCAGCAGGTTGTTCCATATGTTCGACAGGATTCTACTGCTGTCTGAAGGCAAATGCATCTATGGTGGCAAGGCATCTGAGGCGATGGGATATTTCTCTTCCCTTGGATTTGCTCCATCTGTTGCCATGAATCCTGCTGATTTCTTGCTTGATCTTGCAAACG GTGGGGTGCCGGAGTTGAAGACTGGAAGTCTCCTTGAGCCGCCTGACCACAATTCATGTTCTGCTATTAAGCAGTCACTTGTCCTGTCATACAACACGAACCTAGCCCCTGCCATGAAAGCAGAGCTCCTCTACAATGACTATTGCTGGGACCAACATAACTCTTCTACTGCGCCTACGAAGCAAGAGAAATCTGTTCCCCATTTTCCGTCCTCGCGCCATG GTGAGGAGAATCATTGGAACACAGGTTGGTGGGAGCAATTCAATGTGTTGCTGACGAGAAGCTTGAAGGAGAGGAAGCAAGAGTCTTTCTCGGGTCTCAGGATATTCCAGGTCGTGTCTGTCTCGATACTCTGCGGTCTCATGTGGTGGCATTCCAAAGTTTCCAACATCCAAGATCAG GTGGgcttgctcttcttcttctccatcttctGGGGCTTCTTCCCACTCTTCAATGCAGTGTTCACCTTCCCACAGGAGAGGCCCATGCTGGTGAAAGAGCGTCATTCCAGGATGTATCGTCTCTCTTCCTATTTTGTGGCCAGGATGGTCGGTGATCTGCCCATGGAGCTGGTCCTCCCCACCCTGTTCGTGACCATATCCTACTGGATGGGAGGCCTCAAGCCAAGCGTGCCAACCTTCGTTTTCACCCTCCTTGTCATCCTCTTCAGCGTTCTGGTGTCTCAGGGCGTAGGCCTAGCTCTCGGCGCCGTGCTCATGGATGTCAAGCAAGGGGCAACCTTGGCCTCAGTTTTAATGCTCACCTTCCTCCTTGCTGGTGGCTACTACGTTCAGCACGTTCCTCTCTTCATGTCTTGGCTCAAGTACTTCTCCTTTAGCTACTACTGCTACAAGCTACTGCTTGGTGTTCAATACTCAGATCAGGACTACTATGTCTGTGGTGAGGGCGCTCTGTGCAGGGTTGCAGACTACCCTGCAGTAAAGCATGTGGGGCTCGACCACAAGGGGTTTGATTTGGCTGCATTAGCTATTATGCTTGTAGGCTACAGGTTGGTCGCTTATGCTGCTCTGAGAATGGGCAGGGCAGGACGTTAA